The Gordonia terrae genome contains the following window.
CAGTCGCTGGTCGAACTCAAGGTCCCGTTCACGGTGTCCCGGGAGGCCATCGACGACGTCGATCGCGGCGCCAAGGACTCCGACTGGGACCCGGTCGTGGAGGCCGCACGCGAACTGGCACTCGCCGAGGACCGGGCCATCTTCGAGGGATACGCCGCGGCGTCGATCAGCGGCATCCGTGCCGAGGCCGCCGCCACCCCCATCCCGCTGCCCGCCGACGTCCGCGACTACCCGGAGGCGGTCAGCCAGGCGTTGAGCACACTTCGGTTGGCGTCCGTCGACGGCCCGTACGCGGTGGCCCTGTCGGCGGAGGTCTACACCCAGGTCAACGAGACGTCGAACCACGGCTACCCGATCCTCGAGCACATCCAGCGCCTGTTCACCGGCGACATCGTGTGGGCGCCGGCGATCAGCGGCGCGTTCGTCATGAGCACCCGCGGCGGCGACTTCGAGCTGACCATCGGCCAGGACGTGTCGATCGGGTACGACTCGCACGACGCCGACGTGGTGAACCTGTACTTCCAGGAGTCGTTCACCTTCCTCACCCACACCGCGGAGGCGGCTGTCGCACTCACCGAACCGCCGACCGTCTGAGCGGCGGTCCGCCGTCCCCGCCGCCCCGGGTCCTGCCTGGCCGACACACTGCGGCGTCCGTTGCGAGCGGCAACTAGTCTGGCGCAGGTGATCGCGAAGAAATCCG
Protein-coding sequences here:
- a CDS encoding family 1 encapsulin nanocompartment shell protein, whose amino-acid sequence is MNNLHRELAPISDAAWAEIEEEATRSFKRNVAGRRLVDVTGPLGSDTASVTLGHRTKIDSPAQGITAFQRRTQSLVELKVPFTVSREAIDDVDRGAKDSDWDPVVEAARELALAEDRAIFEGYAAASISGIRAEAAATPIPLPADVRDYPEAVSQALSTLRLASVDGPYAVALSAEVYTQVNETSNHGYPILEHIQRLFTGDIVWAPAISGAFVMSTRGGDFELTIGQDVSIGYDSHDADVVNLYFQESFTFLTHTAEAAVALTEPPTV